GGCGGGAGGACGAGACGACGATCGCGACGCGGATCGAGGACGTCCGCGCGGTGCTGGGCTTCCTCGGGGGCCACGGGCGCCTCGACGGACGCTTCGGCCTCCTCGGCTCGAGTCTCGGCGGCTTCGCCGCGCTTCACGTCGCCGCGGAGCAGGGCGACGGCGTCCCGGTCGTGACGTGGAACGCGCCGGCGAACCTCGAGGACCTCGAGGAGGGCGAGGAC
The DNA window shown above is from Candidatus Methylomirabilota bacterium and carries:
- a CDS encoding alpha/beta hydrolase; translation: MIERHSVPLPDAKLALVLHLPDTDGRAPCVVACHGLSASKDSDKYLLLGTELPRAGLALARFDFRGCGESSGREDETTIATRIEDVRAVLGFLGGHGRLDGRFGLLGSSLGGFAALHVAAEQGDGVPVVTWNAPANLEDLEEGED